The Rhizobium leguminosarum genome includes a region encoding these proteins:
- the hydA gene encoding dihydropyrimidinase encodes MTTVIKNGTIVTADLTYKADVKIDGGKIIEIGPNLSGDETLDATGCYVMPGGIDPHTHLEMPFMGTYSSDDFESGTRAALSGGTTMVVDFALPAPGQSLLEALTMWDNKSTRANCDYSFHMAVTWWSEQVFKEMETIVRDKGINTFKHFMAYKGALMVDDDEMFASFQRCAELGALPLVHAENGDVVASMSAKLLAEGNNGPEAHAYSRPAEVEGEATNRAIMIADMAGCPVYIVHTSCEQAHEAIRRARAKGMRVYGEPLIQHLTLDESEYSNPDWDHAARRVMSPPFRNKQHQDSLWAGLASGSLQVVATDHCAFTTAQKRFGLNDFTKIPNGTGGLEDRMPMLWTHGVNTGRLTMNEFVAVTSTNIAKILNIYPKKGAILVGADADIVVWDPQRSKTISSKAQQSAIDYNVFEGKEVTGLPRYTLTRGVVAIEENTIKTREGHGEFVRREPVTAVSKALSQWKDITAPRKVTRSGIPASGV; translated from the coding sequence ATGACCACAGTCATCAAGAACGGCACCATCGTCACCGCCGACCTGACCTATAAGGCTGACGTGAAAATCGACGGCGGCAAGATTATCGAGATTGGTCCGAACCTCTCGGGCGACGAAACGCTGGATGCCACCGGCTGTTATGTCATGCCGGGCGGCATCGATCCGCACACCCACCTCGAAATGCCCTTCATGGGCACCTATTCTTCCGACGATTTCGAGAGCGGCACGCGCGCCGCCCTTTCCGGCGGCACGACCATGGTGGTCGATTTCGCCCTGCCCGCCCCCGGCCAGTCGCTGCTCGAGGCGCTGACCATGTGGGACAACAAATCGACCCGCGCCAACTGCGATTATTCCTTTCATATGGCGGTCACCTGGTGGAGCGAGCAGGTCTTCAAGGAGATGGAGACCATCGTCCGCGACAAGGGCATCAACACCTTCAAGCACTTCATGGCTTACAAGGGCGCGCTGATGGTCGACGATGACGAGATGTTCGCCTCCTTCCAGCGCTGCGCCGAGCTCGGCGCCCTGCCGCTGGTGCACGCCGAAAACGGCGACGTCGTCGCCTCGATGTCGGCAAAGCTGCTGGCCGAGGGCAATAACGGCCCCGAGGCGCACGCCTATTCCCGGCCCGCCGAAGTGGAAGGAGAAGCCACCAACCGCGCCATCATGATCGCCGACATGGCCGGCTGCCCGGTCTATATCGTCCACACCTCCTGCGAACAGGCACACGAGGCGATCCGCCGCGCCCGCGCCAAGGGCATGCGCGTCTATGGCGAACCGCTGATCCAGCACCTGACGCTCGACGAGAGCGAATATTCCAATCCCGACTGGGATCATGCCGCCCGCCGGGTGATGTCGCCGCCCTTCCGCAACAAGCAGCATCAGGACTCGCTCTGGGCGGGGCTTGCCTCCGGCTCGCTGCAGGTCGTTGCCACCGACCATTGCGCCTTCACCACGGCGCAGAAGCGCTTCGGGCTCAATGATTTCACCAAGATCCCGAACGGCACCGGCGGCCTCGAAGACCGCATGCCGATGCTTTGGACCCATGGCGTCAACACCGGGCGGCTGACGATGAACGAATTCGTCGCCGTCACCTCGACCAACATCGCCAAGATCCTCAACATCTATCCGAAGAAGGGCGCGATCCTTGTCGGCGCCGATGCCGACATCGTCGTCTGGGACCCGCAACGTTCCAAGACCATCTCGTCCAAGGCCCAGCAGTCGGCGATCGACTACAACGTCTTCGAAGGCAAGGAAGTGACCGGCCTGCCGCGCTATACGCTGACGCGCGGCGTTGTCGCGATCGAGGAAAACACGATCAAGACGCGCGAGGGCCACGGCGAATTTGTCAGGCGCGAGCCGGTCACGGCTGTCAGCAAGGCGCTTTCCCAGTGGAAGGACATCACCGCGCCGCGCAAGGTGACGCGTAGCGGCATTCCGGCAAGCGGCGTATGA
- a CDS encoding cupin domain-containing protein yields MDVTSKPTCHIVRPNHAYDGKQGLSYFQGVAAETVGAKGICMHLLTIPPGVRAKAHLHEAHETAIYMLSGEAHTWYGDRLEHHVIVHAGELFYIPAGVPHLPANLSSTPCTAIIARTDPNEQESVVLLPELDALVPA; encoded by the coding sequence ATGGACGTGACATCAAAGCCCACCTGCCACATCGTTCGCCCCAATCATGCCTATGACGGCAAGCAGGGGCTCAGCTATTTCCAAGGAGTCGCAGCCGAGACGGTCGGCGCCAAGGGCATCTGCATGCACCTCCTGACGATCCCGCCGGGCGTACGCGCCAAGGCGCATCTGCACGAGGCGCACGAGACGGCGATCTACATGCTCTCCGGCGAGGCCCATACCTGGTACGGCGATCGGCTTGAGCATCACGTCATCGTCCATGCCGGCGAACTTTTCTATATCCCGGCAGGCGTGCCGCATCTGCCGGCAAACCTCAGCAGCACGCCGTGCACGGCGATCATCGCCCGCACCGATCCGAACGAGCAGGAAAGCGTCGTGCTTCTGCCGGAGTTGGACGCTTTGGTACCGGCGTGA
- a CDS encoding ABC transporter ATP-binding protein, whose amino-acid sequence MQTPSVVSAKDLCLTYQANDGPVSALSNVNLDVRKGDFVSFIGPSGCGKTTFLRVIADLEKSTSGEISINGMTPEEARKARAYGYVFQAPALYPWRTIENNIALPLEIMGYSGADRTRRIAEALDLVSLSGFEKKFPWQLSGGMQQRASIARALAFDADLLLMDEPFGALDEIVRDHLNEELLKLWTRTNKTICFVTHSIPEAVYLSTKIVVMSPRPGRVTDVIDSTLPAERPLDIRDTPEFLEIAHRVRGGLRTGHA is encoded by the coding sequence ATGCAAACACCCTCCGTCGTATCCGCCAAGGATCTCTGTCTCACCTACCAGGCGAATGACGGCCCGGTGAGCGCACTGAGCAATGTCAATCTCGATGTCCGCAAGGGCGATTTCGTCTCTTTCATCGGTCCCTCGGGCTGCGGCAAGACCACGTTCCTGCGTGTCATCGCCGATCTCGAGAAGAGCACGTCGGGCGAGATCTCGATCAACGGCATGACACCGGAAGAGGCTCGCAAGGCCCGCGCCTACGGCTATGTCTTCCAGGCGCCGGCGCTCTATCCCTGGCGCACCATCGAAAACAACATCGCCCTGCCCTTGGAGATCATGGGCTATTCCGGCGCCGACCGGACGCGGCGCATCGCCGAAGCGCTCGATCTGGTCAGTCTTTCGGGCTTCGAGAAGAAATTCCCCTGGCAGCTTTCCGGCGGCATGCAGCAGCGCGCCTCGATCGCCCGTGCGCTCGCCTTCGACGCCGACCTGCTGCTGATGGATGAGCCCTTCGGCGCCCTGGACGAGATCGTCCGCGACCATCTGAACGAAGAGCTGCTGAAACTCTGGACCCGCACCAATAAGACGATCTGCTTCGTCACCCATTCCATCCCCGAGGCAGTCTACCTCTCGACCAAGATCGTGGTCATGTCTCCGCGCCCGGGCCGCGTGACCGATGTGATCGACTCGACCCTGCCGGCCGAACGCCCGCTCGACATCCGCGACACCCCCGAGTTCCTGGAAATCGCCCATCGCGTCCGCGGCGGGCTGAGGACGGGGCACGCATGA
- a CDS encoding ABC transporter permease encodes MKPDTFKDKIIPVTTILLALVVIWYIAAILMNAPFQRDMDGRAGATPTTLEFIGKTLAQPKPILPAPHQVAQNVYENTFLRSLSSNRSLVYHSWVTLSSTLLGFGFGMLLGILLAVLIVHNRAMDRSLMPWLVASQTIPILAIAPMIVIISYNVLTGDNAIAHLLNLDSDASRLVSKALISTYLSFFPVAVGMVKGLRSPEIMHLDLMRTYYASPMQTFWKLRVPASIPFLFTSMKVAIAASLVGAIVGELPTGAVAGIGSKLLAGSYYSQTIDIWAALVAGSLLAGILVAIVGVAAKIVDRAMGGRPA; translated from the coding sequence TTGAAACCCGACACCTTCAAGGACAAGATCATCCCCGTCACCACAATCCTGCTGGCCCTCGTCGTCATCTGGTATATCGCCGCCATCCTGATGAACGCGCCGTTCCAGCGCGACATGGACGGCCGCGCCGGCGCCACACCAACGACCCTCGAATTCATCGGCAAGACGCTGGCGCAGCCAAAGCCTATCCTGCCGGCGCCGCATCAGGTGGCGCAGAACGTCTACGAGAACACCTTTCTGCGCAGCCTTTCGAGCAACCGCAGCCTCGTCTATCACAGCTGGGTAACGCTCTCCTCCACCCTGCTCGGCTTCGGCTTCGGCATGCTGCTCGGCATCCTTCTCGCCGTGCTGATCGTCCACAACCGCGCCATGGACCGCTCGCTGATGCCCTGGCTGGTGGCGAGCCAGACCATACCGATCCTCGCCATCGCGCCGATGATCGTTATCATCTCCTACAACGTACTGACCGGCGACAATGCCATTGCGCATCTGTTGAACCTCGATTCCGACGCCTCCCGCCTCGTCTCGAAAGCGCTGATCTCCACCTACCTCTCGTTCTTTCCGGTCGCCGTCGGCATGGTGAAGGGATTGCGTTCGCCTGAGATCATGCATCTCGACCTGATGCGCACCTATTATGCCAGCCCGATGCAGACTTTCTGGAAGCTACGCGTTCCAGCCTCGATCCCTTTCCTCTTCACCTCGATGAAGGTCGCGATCGCCGCCAGCCTCGTCGGCGCCATCGTCGGCGAGCTGCCCACGGGTGCCGTCGCCGGCATCGGTTCGAAGCTGCTGGCCGGCTCCTATTACAGCCAGACCATCGATATCTGGGCCGCCCTCGTCGCCGGATCGCTGCTAGCGGGCATCCTGGTTGCGATTGTCGGCGTTGCGGCGAAGATCGTCGACCGCGCCATGGGCGGGAGACCGGCATGA
- a CDS encoding ABC transporter permease yields MRHLTFSWQGMVALLLCVGALTALPLLAEGAARPLTDGTASLIFTIVIAAALLSFAPQPPAYRATVLFIGAHGAAWMLLSALSGNEGTAARAFFLLLFACWLLAWRCVSELSKLQPVTTFGKSALQLLIPAIFGAWILILWEAVTRGAGVPFILLPPPSAIGARFMASLPILGADVRQTIFKAVLIGYIVGCLSGFVVAVLADRIAFLRRGLLPIGNMVSALPIIGVAPVMVMWFGFDWPSKAAVVIIMTFFPMLVNTVAGLAASGSMERDLMRTYASGYWQTLLKLRLPAAMPFIFNALKINSTLALIGAIVAEFFGTPIVGMGFRISTEIGRMNVDMVWAEIAVAALAGSIFYGIIALTERAVTFWHPSIRGG; encoded by the coding sequence ATGAGACATCTGACCTTCTCCTGGCAAGGCATGGTCGCCCTCCTCCTCTGCGTCGGGGCGCTGACGGCCCTGCCGCTCCTGGCCGAGGGCGCGGCGCGCCCCCTCACCGACGGCACGGCAAGCCTCATTTTCACCATCGTCATCGCGGCTGCCCTGCTGTCATTCGCACCACAGCCGCCGGCCTATCGGGCCACCGTGCTGTTTATCGGCGCGCATGGCGCCGCCTGGATGCTGCTTTCGGCTCTTTCCGGCAACGAGGGCACGGCGGCGCGGGCTTTCTTCCTGCTGCTCTTCGCCTGCTGGCTGCTTGCCTGGCGATGCGTCAGCGAACTGTCGAAACTGCAGCCCGTCACCACTTTCGGCAAGTCGGCGCTCCAGCTCCTGATCCCGGCAATCTTCGGCGCCTGGATCCTCATTCTCTGGGAAGCGGTGACGCGTGGCGCTGGCGTCCCTTTCATCCTGCTGCCGCCGCCGAGCGCCATCGGCGCGCGGTTCATGGCGTCGCTGCCGATCCTCGGCGCGGACGTCAGGCAGACGATCTTCAAGGCGGTGCTGATCGGTTATATCGTCGGCTGCCTCAGTGGCTTCGTCGTCGCGGTGCTCGCCGACCGCATCGCCTTCCTGCGCCGCGGCCTTCTGCCGATCGGCAACATGGTTTCGGCCCTGCCGATCATCGGCGTCGCCCCTGTCATGGTCATGTGGTTCGGCTTCGACTGGCCGTCGAAGGCCGCCGTCGTCATCATCATGACCTTCTTCCCGATGCTGGTGAATACCGTCGCCGGCCTTGCCGCCTCCGGCAGCATGGAGCGCGACCTGATGCGCACCTATGCCTCCGGCTATTGGCAGACGCTGCTGAAGCTCAGGCTTCCGGCGGCAATGCCCTTTATTTTCAACGCACTGAAGATCAACTCGACGCTGGCGCTGATTGGTGCCATCGTTGCGGAATTCTTCGGGACGCCGATCGTCGGCATGGGCTTCCGCATCTCCACCGAGATCGGCCGCATGAATGTCGACATGGTCTGGGCGGAAATCGCCGTCGCGGCGCTGGCCGGCTCGATCTTCTATGGCATCATCGCCCTGACCGAACGGGCGGTGACGTTCTGGCATCCGTCTATCCGTGGTGGCTAG
- a CDS encoding ABC transporter substrate-binding protein: MRKLMVAMMASAMSLASAHAMAADKVVLQLKWVTQSQFGGYYVAKDKGFYKEEGLDVEIKPGGPDIAPEQVIAGGGADVIVDWMGGALVAREKGVPLVNIAQPYQKSGLEMICRKDGPVKTEADFKGHTLGVWFFGNEYPFFAWMNKLGLSTEGGPNGVTVLKQSFDVQPLVQKQADCISVMTYNEYWQAIDAGFKPEELTVFNYTEMGNDLLEDGLYAMEDKLKDPAFKEKMVKFVRASMKGWKYATENPDEAAEIVMDNGGQDDNHQKRMMGEVAKLVGDSSGKLDEALYARTAKALLDQKIISKEPSGAWTHDITDAASK; the protein is encoded by the coding sequence ATGAGAAAGTTGATGGTTGCAATGATGGCGAGCGCGATGTCGCTTGCATCGGCCCATGCCATGGCCGCCGACAAGGTGGTGCTGCAGCTGAAATGGGTCACGCAGAGCCAGTTCGGCGGTTATTACGTCGCTAAGGACAAGGGCTTCTACAAGGAAGAAGGCCTCGACGTCGAGATCAAGCCGGGTGGCCCTGATATCGCCCCCGAGCAGGTGATTGCCGGCGGCGGCGCCGATGTCATCGTCGACTGGATGGGCGGTGCCCTGGTTGCCCGCGAAAAGGGCGTTCCACTCGTCAACATCGCCCAGCCCTATCAGAAGTCGGGCCTGGAAATGATCTGCCGCAAGGACGGCCCGGTCAAGACCGAAGCCGACTTCAAGGGCCACACGCTCGGCGTCTGGTTCTTCGGCAACGAGTATCCCTTCTTCGCCTGGATGAACAAGCTCGGCCTGTCCACCGAAGGCGGTCCGAACGGCGTCACCGTGCTGAAGCAGAGCTTCGACGTGCAGCCGCTCGTCCAGAAGCAGGCCGACTGCATCTCCGTCATGACCTATAACGAATACTGGCAGGCGATCGATGCCGGCTTCAAGCCGGAAGAACTGACGGTCTTCAACTACACTGAAATGGGCAACGACCTTCTCGAAGACGGCCTCTATGCGATGGAAGACAAGCTGAAAGACCCGGCCTTCAAGGAGAAGATGGTCAAGTTCGTCCGCGCTTCGATGAAGGGCTGGAAATATGCCACCGAGAATCCCGACGAAGCCGCCGAGATCGTCATGGACAATGGCGGCCAGGACGACAACCATCAGAAGCGCATGATGGGCGAAGTCGCCAAGCTGGTCGGCGACAGCTCCGGCAAGCTGGACGAGGCGCTCTATGCCCGCACGGCAAAGGCGCTGCTCGATCAGAAGATCATCAGCAAGGAGCCGTCGGGCGCCTGGACGCACGACATTACCGACGCTGCTTCCAAGTAG
- a CDS encoding efflux RND transporter periplasmic adaptor subunit, translating to MAHKPIGILGASTLFAAALAASAAFSQETPVAKPQQNLPAIVVTQATNRTLVDRVIGTGTVKPVEEVYIQPQVEGLSIRTLKADVGDKVQAESTLATLNEDALILEKSQMLATRAKGEASLAQLRAQLIEAQANAEQARQQQARAQEMGKKGTVSTAQVEQADATAAAANARVSSAEQAIEVSVADLKVFDSQIADADLKLARTDVKTPVAGTISAKNAKVGAIAAGNGDPLFTIIRNGDIELVAEVAESDIVRVVAGQKAAISLSGSREKLSGAVRLVSPTVDPVTRLGLVHISIDDDSKARSGMYGSAEIIVRETEGVSLPLTAVLTSNEGSSARRVEDGVVKYAKVETGIQDGAYVEIVNGLETGDEVVAKAGAYVRDGDRITPVREQLPASN from the coding sequence ATGGCACACAAGCCGATTGGAATTCTAGGCGCCTCCACCCTTTTTGCGGCGGCTCTCGCCGCATCCGCCGCTTTTTCGCAGGAGACGCCGGTCGCAAAACCGCAGCAGAACCTGCCGGCGATCGTTGTCACCCAGGCGACGAACCGAACCCTCGTCGACCGCGTAATCGGCACGGGTACGGTCAAACCCGTCGAAGAAGTCTATATCCAGCCGCAGGTCGAAGGCCTCTCGATCCGCACGCTAAAAGCAGATGTCGGCGACAAGGTGCAGGCGGAAAGCACGCTCGCCACGCTGAACGAGGACGCGCTGATCCTGGAGAAGAGCCAGATGCTGGCGACGAGAGCCAAGGGTGAGGCAAGCCTTGCCCAGTTGCGCGCTCAGCTCATCGAGGCGCAGGCCAACGCCGAACAGGCAAGGCAGCAGCAGGCCCGCGCCCAGGAAATGGGCAAGAAGGGTACGGTCTCCACCGCACAGGTCGAACAGGCCGATGCGACGGCCGCCGCAGCCAATGCCCGCGTATCTTCCGCCGAACAGGCGATCGAAGTTTCCGTAGCCGATCTCAAGGTCTTCGACAGCCAGATCGCAGATGCGGATTTGAAGCTGGCGCGCACCGATGTGAAGACGCCGGTCGCCGGCACGATCTCGGCAAAGAACGCCAAGGTCGGCGCCATCGCCGCCGGCAACGGCGACCCGCTCTTCACCATCATTCGTAACGGCGATATCGAACTCGTCGCCGAAGTCGCCGAAAGCGATATCGTGAGAGTCGTGGCCGGTCAGAAGGCTGCGATTTCGCTCTCCGGCAGCCGCGAGAAACTGTCCGGCGCCGTGCGCCTGGTCTCGCCCACCGTCGATCCGGTCACCCGCCTCGGTCTCGTCCATATCTCCATCGACGACGACAGCAAGGCGCGCTCCGGCATGTATGGCAGCGCCGAGATCATCGTGCGCGAGACTGAGGGCGTCTCGCTTCCCCTGACCGCCGTGCTGACCAGCAACGAGGGCTCCTCTGCTCGCAGGGTCGAGGATGGCGTGGTGAAATACGCCAAGGTCGAGACCGGCATCCAGGACGGTGCCTATGTCGAGATCGTCAATGGATTGGAGACCGGCGACGAGGTCGTGGCCAAGGCGGGCGCCTATGTCCGCGACGGTGACCGCATCACTCCGGTGCGTGAACAGCTCCCGGCTTCCAACTAA
- a CDS encoding efflux RND transporter permease subunit has translation MNFSAWSIRNPIAPLLAFCLLVFIGMQSFNSLPITRFPNIDVPLVSISVTQSGASPAELEMQVTKEIEDAVASITGIDEIQSTVTDGSSQTNVMFRMEVPTEQAVQDTKDAIDRIRSDLPANVEEPIVSKVDVEGQAIQTFAVSSPAMSLEELSWFVDDTIKRSLQGQAGIGRVDRYGGAEREVRIELTPDKLNAYGITAASVNEQLRGTNIDLGSGRGQVAGSEQAIRVLGDARNVADLANTTIGLPNGRFVKLSDLGVIKDTYEEPKSFSRFNDTPVVTFGVFRSKGASEVSVAETVAQNLDKVRTENPNVKIELIDDSVYFTYGNYEAAIHTLLEGALLAVIVVFLFLRNWRATLISAIALPLSAIPTFWIMDLMGFSLNLVSFLALTLATGILVDDAIVEIENIARHIKMGKTPYRAAIEAADEIGLAVIATTFTIIAVFVPVSFMPGIPGQYFIQFGLTVAFSVFFSLMVARLITPMMAAYLMRPEDAMEDHHDNDGLLMKGYTRLIRGTTGRWYTRYATLIVAFGFLVGSVMLLMQVPGSFLPPEDASRIVLSVELPPNARLDDTEQTTDAIYDRVKDINGVDSVFVLGGASPKGELELRRATITLALDKLDQSLIKKMVNDVLGHIPGVGPMLPKVEVHGRERPQWNIEKEVFAKLRDIPDVHILKLNDRGERDLSFNFLSKNEKDLNDAVGILESKLRADPLLANVSADGALPRPELQVHPRKDEAARLGITPQQISETIRVATIGDVDAALAKISLDDRQIPIRVQTSLDMRRDLAAIRALKVQTASGGTVPLASVANIDYSEGVSSIKRNNRNRVVSIGSDLPQGVALDTASARFREIVNEANIPATVHLAESGDTKVQTEMQQSFVNAMLMGLLLVLTVLILLFKDVIQPFTILFSLPLAIGGVAAGLLVTNNPLSMPVMIGILMLMGVVTKNAILLVDFAIEMRHQGMPRVEAMVEAGRKRARPIIMTSIAMSAGMLPSALGVGEGGSFRAPMAIAVIGGIIVSTVLSLVVVPSFFLIMDDLSRLLGWAFGRLVGRKDNEELPLSREDLTRVTRENRDDIDSLEERLTAIEKPESKRKTANGNDTNVLRLPPFAAE, from the coding sequence ATGAATTTTTCAGCCTGGTCCATTCGAAACCCCATCGCACCGCTGCTGGCCTTCTGCCTGCTGGTGTTCATCGGCATGCAGTCCTTCAACTCGCTGCCGATCACCCGTTTTCCCAACATCGACGTACCGCTGGTTTCGATCAGCGTGACGCAGAGCGGCGCTTCGCCTGCCGAACTCGAAATGCAGGTGACGAAGGAGATCGAAGACGCAGTCGCCTCGATCACCGGCATCGACGAAATCCAGTCGACCGTGACCGACGGCAGTTCGCAGACCAACGTCATGTTCCGCATGGAAGTGCCGACCGAACAGGCCGTGCAGGACACCAAGGACGCGATCGACCGCATCCGCAGCGATCTGCCGGCAAACGTCGAAGAACCTATTGTCTCCAAGGTCGATGTCGAAGGCCAGGCGATCCAGACCTTCGCCGTTTCCTCGCCCGCCATGTCGCTGGAGGAACTTTCCTGGTTCGTTGACGACACGATCAAGCGTTCGCTGCAGGGCCAAGCCGGCATCGGCCGTGTCGACCGTTACGGCGGCGCCGAGCGCGAAGTGCGCATCGAACTCACGCCCGACAAGCTCAACGCCTATGGCATCACCGCCGCAAGCGTGAACGAGCAGCTGCGCGGCACCAACATCGACCTCGGCTCCGGCCGCGGCCAGGTGGCCGGCAGCGAACAGGCGATCCGTGTTCTCGGTGACGCCCGCAACGTCGCCGACCTCGCCAACACGACGATCGGCCTGCCGAACGGCCGCTTCGTCAAACTATCCGATCTCGGCGTCATCAAGGACACCTATGAGGAGCCGAAATCCTTCTCGCGCTTCAACGATACCCCAGTCGTTACCTTTGGCGTCTTCCGCTCCAAGGGCGCCAGCGAGGTCAGTGTCGCCGAAACCGTGGCGCAGAACCTCGACAAGGTTCGGACCGAAAACCCGAATGTGAAGATCGAACTGATCGACGATTCGGTTTATTTCACCTACGGCAACTACGAAGCCGCCATTCATACGCTGCTCGAAGGCGCGCTGCTCGCCGTCATCGTCGTCTTCCTGTTCCTGAGGAACTGGCGCGCGACGCTGATTTCCGCGATCGCCCTTCCGCTGTCCGCGATCCCGACCTTCTGGATCATGGACTTGATGGGCTTCTCGCTGAACCTCGTCAGCTTCCTCGCTTTGACGCTCGCGACCGGCATCCTCGTCGACGATGCGATCGTCGAAATCGAAAACATCGCCCGCCACATCAAGATGGGCAAGACCCCCTATCGAGCGGCGATCGAGGCGGCTGATGAAATCGGCCTCGCTGTCATCGCCACTACCTTCACGATCATCGCCGTCTTCGTGCCGGTTTCCTTCATGCCGGGCATTCCGGGCCAATACTTCATCCAGTTCGGCTTGACCGTCGCCTTCTCCGTCTTCTTCTCGCTGATGGTGGCGCGCCTCATCACACCGATGATGGCCGCCTATCTGATGCGCCCCGAAGACGCGATGGAAGACCATCACGACAATGACGGCCTGCTGATGAAGGGCTATACCCGTCTCATACGTGGCACGACCGGACGCTGGTACACGCGTTATGCGACGCTGATTGTCGCGTTCGGCTTCCTGGTCGGCTCTGTTATGTTGCTGATGCAGGTTCCCGGCAGCTTCCTGCCGCCGGAAGACGCTTCACGCATCGTTCTCTCCGTCGAACTGCCGCCCAATGCACGGCTTGACGACACCGAGCAGACGACGGATGCGATCTACGACAGGGTCAAGGACATCAACGGTGTCGATAGCGTCTTCGTTCTCGGCGGCGCATCACCGAAGGGCGAACTCGAACTGCGCCGCGCGACCATCACGCTCGCCCTCGACAAGCTCGACCAATCGCTGATCAAGAAGATGGTCAACGACGTGCTCGGCCATATCCCGGGCGTTGGCCCGATGCTGCCGAAGGTGGAAGTCCACGGGCGCGAACGTCCGCAATGGAATATCGAAAAGGAAGTCTTCGCCAAGCTGCGCGACATTCCCGACGTCCATATCCTGAAGCTTAACGACCGCGGCGAACGCGACCTCTCCTTCAACTTCCTCTCCAAGAACGAGAAGGACCTGAACGACGCCGTCGGCATTCTGGAATCCAAGCTCCGCGCCGATCCGCTGCTTGCCAATGTCAGCGCCGACGGCGCCCTGCCCCGTCCCGAACTGCAGGTTCATCCGCGCAAGGATGAGGCTGCCCGCCTCGGCATCACGCCGCAGCAGATCTCCGAGACGATCCGCGTCGCCACCATCGGCGATGTCGATGCAGCCCTTGCCAAGATCTCGCTCGACGATCGCCAGATCCCGATCCGTGTCCAGACTTCACTCGACATGCGCCGCGATCTCGCGGCCATCCGGGCGCTGAAGGTCCAGACGGCCAGCGGCGGCACCGTTCCGCTCGCAAGCGTCGCCAATATCGACTATTCGGAAGGCGTAAGCTCGATCAAGCGCAACAACCGCAACCGCGTCGTCTCGATCGGCTCCGACCTGCCGCAGGGCGTGGCGCTCGACACGGCTTCGGCCCGCTTCCGCGAGATCGTCAATGAGGCCAACATCCCGGCCACGGTGCACCTTGCCGAAAGCGGCGACACCAAGGTGCAGACGGAGATGCAGCAGAGCTTCGTCAACGCCATGCTGATGGGCCTGCTGCTGGTGCTGACGGTGCTGATCCTGCTCTTCAAGGACGTGATCCAGCCCTTCACCATCCTGTTCTCGCTGCCGCTCGCCATTGGCGGCGTCGCGGCCGGCCTGCTCGTCACCAATAATCCGCTGTCGATGCCTGTCATGATCGGCATCCTGATGCTGATGGGTGTCGTCACCAAGAACGCAATCCTGCTCGTCGATTTCGCGATCGAGATGCGCCACCAGGGCATGCCTCGCGTCGAGGCCATGGTCGAAGCCGGCCGCAAGCGCGCCCGTCCGATCATCATGACCTCGATCGCCATGTCGGCGGGCATGCTGCCTTCTGCGCTCGGCGTCGGCGAAGGTGGCTCGTTCCGCGCGCCGATGGCGATCGCGGTGATCGGCGGCATCATCGTCTCGACCGTGCTCTCGCTCGTCGTCGTGCCCTCCTTCTTCCTGATCATGGACGACCTCTCCCGCCTGCTCGGCTGGGCTTTCGGCCGCCTGGTCGGCAGGAAGGACAACGAGGAGCTGCCGCTATCGCGCGAGGATCTCACCCGCGTCACCCGGGAGAACCGCGACGACATCGACTCGCTGGAGGAGCGCCTGACCGCGATCGAAAAGCCGGAAAGCAAACGCAAGACCGCCAACGGCAACGACACCAACGTGCTGCGACTACCGCCCTTCGCGGCGGAATAA